In a genomic window of Ralstonia insidiosa:
- the flgB gene encoding flagellar basal body rod protein FlgB: protein MVDKLDQLFGFQEKALQLRSQRHQILASNIANADTPNYKARDFDFQSALQKAVGQQSGNTLPMTATASGHLTADGAPAGDVTLMQASLSQQAKSLQGEVQYRTSQQPSIDGNTVDMDGERMRFADNTVRYEADLNIVTQKIKSMLAAIQNS, encoded by the coding sequence ATGGTCGACAAGCTGGATCAGTTGTTCGGTTTTCAGGAGAAGGCGTTGCAGTTGCGTTCGCAGCGGCACCAGATCCTGGCCTCGAACATCGCCAACGCCGACACGCCCAACTACAAGGCGCGCGACTTCGATTTCCAGTCGGCGCTGCAAAAGGCGGTCGGCCAGCAAAGCGGCAACACGCTGCCGATGACGGCCACGGCGTCCGGCCACCTGACGGCGGACGGCGCCCCTGCCGGTGATGTGACGCTGATGCAGGCGTCGCTCTCTCAGCAGGCCAAGTCGCTGCAGGGCGAAGTGCAGTACCGCACGTCGCAGCAGCCTTCCATTGACGGCAACACGGTCGACATGGACGGCGAGCGCATGCGCTTTGCCGACAACACCGTACGTTACGAGGCCGACCTGAACATCGTGACGCAGAAGATCAAGTCGATGCTGGCGGCCATTCAGAACAGCTAG
- the flgA gene encoding flagellar basal body P-ring formation chaperone FlgA — MSTRFVRSAHYPTFAVVRRRGATAMPLAARRRTLLLALALGVLASLAHPILAHAQSMMRVGYAPAATNMPMPAQAAQPATTTIQGPNAIQMQIQQQLQSQLDILGGTNDAGAPRASVEVGPVDPRVANQPCDQIDLMLPAANRLRGRIQVGVRCKSPHAWAAWVPATIQITGTYYVASHQLSPGKTLDMSDLEARTGDLSLLPPSVVQQPADVVGRVLVTSVAANQPLRAESLRLAIAVQAGQTVKLVAEGGGFQVTSDGRAMNQAAVGQVAQVRTANGNVVSGIAQSAGVVAIQF; from the coding sequence ATGTCCACGCGGTTTGTACGCAGCGCCCACTACCCGACCTTTGCCGTTGTCCGCCGCCGCGGCGCCACGGCAATGCCGTTGGCCGCACGCCGGCGCACGCTGCTGCTGGCCCTGGCGCTGGGCGTCCTGGCAAGCCTCGCCCATCCGATCCTGGCGCACGCGCAAAGCATGATGCGCGTCGGCTACGCGCCGGCAGCCACCAACATGCCGATGCCGGCCCAGGCCGCACAACCCGCCACGACCACCATCCAGGGCCCGAACGCCATCCAGATGCAGATCCAGCAGCAACTGCAGTCGCAGCTGGACATCCTGGGCGGCACCAATGACGCTGGCGCACCGCGCGCCTCAGTGGAAGTCGGCCCGGTCGACCCACGCGTGGCCAACCAGCCGTGTGACCAGATCGACCTGATGCTCCCGGCGGCCAACCGCCTGCGCGGCCGCATTCAAGTTGGTGTGCGCTGCAAATCACCACACGCCTGGGCAGCGTGGGTACCGGCCACCATCCAGATCACGGGGACGTATTACGTGGCGTCGCACCAGCTCTCGCCAGGCAAGACGCTCGACATGAGCGACCTGGAAGCACGCACGGGGGACCTTTCGCTGCTGCCACCGTCAGTCGTACAGCAACCCGCCGACGTGGTCGGGCGTGTATTGGTAACCAGCGTGGCGGCCAACCAGCCGCTGCGCGCCGAAAGCCTGCGCTTGGCCATTGCCGTGCAGGCCGGCCAGACCGTCAAGCTCGTTGCGGAGGGCGGCGGCTTCCAGGTGACCAGCGACGGCCGGGCCATGAACCAGGCAGCTGTGGGCCAGGTGGCGCAGGTGCGCACGGCCAACGGCAACGTCGTTTCCGGCATTGCGCAGTCCGCCGGTGTGGTCGCGATCCAGTTCTGA
- the flgC gene encoding flagellar basal body rod protein FlgC, which yields MSLFKVMDVAGSALTAQSKRMNVVASNLANAESVTGPNGTAYRAKQVVFSPEQGADDYATGVSVDRVVEDTVTPMKRMHQPGNPLADADGYVTMPNVDPVEEMVNMISASRSYQANVEVANTTKTMAAKALTLGQ from the coding sequence ATGTCGCTATTCAAGGTGATGGATGTGGCTGGCAGCGCGCTCACCGCGCAGTCCAAGCGCATGAACGTGGTGGCCTCCAACCTGGCCAACGCCGAGAGCGTGACGGGGCCCAACGGCACCGCCTACCGCGCCAAGCAGGTGGTGTTCTCGCCCGAGCAGGGGGCTGACGACTACGCCACGGGCGTGTCGGTCGACCGCGTGGTGGAAGACACCGTCACCCCCATGAAGCGCATGCACCAGCCGGGCAACCCGCTGGCCGATGCCGACGGCTACGTGACCATGCCGAACGTGGATCCGGTCGAAGAAATGGTCAACATGATTTCCGCCTCGCGTTCGTACCAGGCCAATGTGGAAGTCGCCAACACCACCAAGACGATGGCCGCCAAGGCCCTGACCCTGGGCCAGTAA
- the flgM gene encoding flagellar biosynthesis anti-sigma factor FlgM, which yields MKINHIVNNTPAIAPTKDAASGSTRATGSSSVATTATGTTRHSDQDSTVPSLSVHQVSRQVGSGDFNAARVEQIRSAIQNGTLKMDAGKIADAALSDAHSLLSAQSKKV from the coding sequence GTGAAAATCAACCATATCGTCAACAACACGCCGGCCATTGCGCCGACCAAGGACGCAGCGTCCGGGTCGACGCGCGCGACCGGCTCGTCCTCGGTGGCCACGACGGCCACGGGCACCACGCGCCACAGCGACCAGGATTCAACCGTGCCTTCGCTGTCGGTCCATCAAGTTTCGCGCCAAGTGGGCAGCGGCGACTTCAACGCAGCACGCGTCGAGCAGATCCGCAGCGCCATTCAGAATGGCACGCTCAAGATGGACGCCGGCAAGATCGCCGATGCGGCGCTGTCCGACGCGCATTCGCTGCTCTCGGCACAAAGCAAGAAGGTCTGA
- a CDS encoding flagellar basal body L-ring protein FlgH: MQTPPVYSLQQEQIQHGGRAVRIAKLAVLGTAALLATACGFLPPPAPIVQGPTTARPPMPVMAPRQNGAIYQEVASGSGGFRGMFEDRRAHMVGDTITIVITENTAASKQTSGSVDRSGSKTTSVPTFAGMNPGVLSLLGVSASDANKFDSKGANGAQNNFTATITVTVVEVLGNGNLVVSGEKQMAVGQGTESIKFSGVINPTTVNNQNTVLSTQVADARMEYRGTGYVAEAQQMGWLSRFFLTVSPF; this comes from the coding sequence ATGCAAACCCCCCCGGTCTACTCGCTCCAACAGGAACAGATTCAGCACGGCGGCCGCGCTGTGCGAATCGCCAAACTGGCCGTGCTTGGCACGGCGGCTCTGCTCGCTACGGCGTGCGGCTTCCTGCCGCCGCCGGCGCCGATTGTGCAGGGCCCGACCACGGCGCGTCCGCCCATGCCCGTCATGGCACCGCGTCAGAACGGGGCGATCTACCAAGAGGTTGCATCGGGCAGCGGCGGCTTTCGCGGCATGTTCGAAGACCGCCGCGCACACATGGTGGGCGACACCATCACCATCGTGATTACCGAGAACACGGCAGCCAGCAAGCAGACTTCCGGCAGCGTGGACCGCAGCGGCAGCAAGACCACGTCGGTGCCCACGTTTGCTGGCATGAACCCGGGCGTGCTGTCGCTGCTGGGCGTATCGGCCAGCGACGCCAACAAGTTCGACAGCAAGGGCGCCAACGGTGCGCAGAACAACTTCACCGCCACCATTACCGTGACGGTGGTGGAAGTGCTCGGCAACGGCAACCTGGTGGTGAGTGGCGAGAAGCAGATGGCCGTGGGCCAGGGCACCGAGTCGATCAAGTTCTCAGGCGTGATCAACCCGACCACCGTCAACAACCAGAACACCGTGCTGTCCACCCAGGTGGCGGATGCACGCATGGAATACCGCGGCACCGGCTACGTGGCCGAAGCCCAGCAGATGGGCTGGCTGTCGCGGTTCTTCCTGACCGTGTCGCCGTTCTGA
- the flgE gene encoding flagellar hook protein FlgE, which produces MGFQQGLSGLDAASQNLDVIGSNVANANTVGYKKSTAEFGDVYARSLVGATDNQVGQGVSVTRVSQSFTQGNVTNTGNPLDIAINGTGFYRMVDASSGQVSYTRNGQFQTDKNGYIISATGQNLTGYGVDNTGKVNTAVLTNLKIPVNDLAPLATTNTAFGVNLDAAATPPTTTPFSATNSATFNHSVSEQVYDGTGTAHMLTNYYVNTGPGTWAVYSQVDGNNPTGGNPVSTLTFNASGALTTNPSKVAVAFGGMSIANMDFTGTTQYGGGYNDTAPGVSQDGYATGRLASYAVGTDGTITARYSNGRTAVLGQVAMANFKAPEGLQNIGGNQWVETSNSGAPNLGTPGMGSFGLLQSSAVEQSNVDLSAELVNMIIAQRSYQANAQTIKTQDTILQTLVTM; this is translated from the coding sequence ATGGGATTCCAGCAAGGCCTGAGCGGTCTCGACGCCGCCTCTCAAAACCTCGATGTGATCGGCAGCAACGTCGCCAATGCCAACACCGTCGGCTACAAGAAATCGACCGCCGAGTTTGGCGACGTGTACGCACGTTCGCTGGTGGGTGCTACCGACAATCAGGTTGGCCAGGGCGTGAGCGTGACCCGGGTGTCGCAGTCGTTCACGCAGGGCAACGTGACCAACACCGGCAACCCGCTGGACATCGCCATCAACGGCACGGGCTTCTACCGCATGGTGGACGCGAGCAGCGGCCAGGTGTCGTACACGCGTAACGGCCAGTTCCAGACCGACAAGAACGGCTACATCATCTCCGCCACCGGCCAGAATTTGACCGGCTACGGTGTGGATAACACCGGCAAGGTCAACACCGCCGTGCTGACCAACCTGAAGATTCCGGTCAATGACCTGGCGCCGCTGGCCACCACCAACACCGCGTTCGGGGTGAACCTTGACGCTGCCGCCACGCCGCCGACCACCACGCCGTTCTCGGCCACCAACTCGGCCACGTTCAACCACTCCGTTTCGGAACAGGTGTACGACGGCACGGGCACGGCCCACATGCTGACCAACTACTACGTGAATACGGGCCCTGGTACATGGGCGGTGTACTCGCAGGTCGATGGCAACAACCCGACTGGCGGTAACCCGGTCTCCACGCTGACCTTCAATGCCAGCGGTGCACTGACCACCAACCCCAGCAAGGTTGCCGTGGCCTTTGGCGGCATGAGCATCGCCAACATGGACTTCACCGGCACCACGCAATACGGCGGCGGCTACAACGACACCGCCCCCGGCGTTTCGCAGGACGGCTACGCCACTGGCCGCCTGGCCAGCTACGCGGTGGGTACCGACGGCACCATCACTGCGCGCTATTCCAACGGCCGCACCGCCGTGCTGGGTCAGGTTGCCATGGCCAACTTCAAGGCACCGGAAGGCCTGCAGAACATCGGCGGCAACCAGTGGGTGGAAACGTCCAACTCGGGCGCCCCGAACCTGGGCACGCCGGGCATGGGTTCGTTCGGCTTGCTGCAGTCGTCGGCGGTGGAGCAATCCAACGTGGATCTGTCGGCCGAGCTGGTGAACATGATCATTGCCCAGCGCTCGTACCAGGCCAATGCGCAAACCATCAAGACGCAGGACACCATCCTGCAGACGCTGGTGACCATGTAA
- a CDS encoding flagellar hook assembly protein FlgD produces the protein MTVSSTTSTTGTTGTTSTTTGNNLAITSGTDLQSTFLQMLVAQLKNQDPLNPMDNSQMTTQLAQINTVSGIQQLNTTMSSMLTQNAATQASSMIGRTVQVPSSNLTLASGKANFGISVPNGADDVVVTIKNAAGVAVRTVDLGQMTAGSGNYTWNGKDDKGNQLADGNYTISTAATLNGQTTTANALGTDKVAGVTINNGTMQLVLASGGTAKLSDVASIQ, from the coding sequence ATGACCGTCAGCTCCACGACAAGCACCACGGGTACCACCGGTACCACGAGCACGACCACCGGCAACAACCTGGCGATCACCAGCGGTACCGATCTGCAGAGCACGTTCCTGCAGATGCTGGTGGCGCAGTTGAAGAACCAGGATCCGCTGAACCCGATGGACAACTCGCAGATGACCACGCAGCTCGCGCAAATCAACACGGTCAGCGGGATCCAGCAGTTGAACACCACGATGTCCAGCATGCTCACGCAGAACGCTGCCACGCAGGCTTCATCGATGATCGGCCGGACGGTGCAGGTGCCGTCGTCCAACCTCACGCTGGCGTCCGGCAAGGCCAACTTTGGCATCTCGGTGCCTAATGGCGCCGATGACGTGGTCGTCACCATCAAGAATGCGGCCGGGGTTGCGGTGCGTACCGTTGATCTGGGCCAGATGACGGCCGGCTCCGGCAACTACACCTGGAACGGCAAGGACGACAAGGGCAACCAGCTTGCCGATGGCAACTACACGATCAGTACTGCGGCCACGCTCAACGGCCAAACCACCACGGCAAACGCGCTGGGCACCGACAAGGTGGCCGGCGTGACCATCAACAACGGCACGATGCAATTGGTGCTGGCATCCGGCGGGACGGCCAAGCTGTCTGACGTCGCTTCTATTCAGTAA
- the flgF gene encoding flagellar basal-body rod protein FlgF: MDRSIYVSMTGVKHLFDQQAASANNLANASTTGFKAQIDAFHTVGVQGDGSPTRSYVMASAIGTDVTPGPIETTGRSLDVAVDGQGYFAVQAADGSEAYTRAGTFQLSADGTIVTLAGQPVMGDGGPITLPPNTTVQFAKDGTVNAISADNVTPPVSLGRLKLVSIDPSNLNRGTDGLFRQRDGQDADTNENVRITPGALEGSNVNLTDSLVNMIEISRQLEMQMKSLQTSDTNAQSANELLRHA, translated from the coding sequence ATGGACCGCTCAATTTACGTGTCGATGACTGGCGTGAAGCACCTGTTCGACCAACAGGCCGCCAGCGCCAACAACCTGGCCAACGCCAGCACCACCGGCTTCAAGGCGCAGATCGACGCGTTCCATACGGTGGGTGTGCAGGGCGATGGCTCGCCCACGCGCAGCTATGTGATGGCATCGGCCATCGGCACAGACGTGACGCCAGGCCCGATCGAGACCACCGGCCGTTCTCTGGATGTGGCAGTCGACGGGCAGGGCTACTTTGCCGTGCAGGCCGCGGATGGCTCCGAGGCGTACACCCGCGCGGGCACGTTTCAACTGAGTGCCGACGGCACCATCGTCACCCTGGCCGGCCAGCCGGTGATGGGTGATGGCGGCCCGATCACGCTGCCGCCCAACACGACGGTGCAGTTTGCCAAGGACGGCACGGTCAACGCCATCAGCGCGGACAACGTCACGCCGCCGGTGTCGCTGGGCCGTCTGAAGCTGGTCAGCATTGACCCTTCAAACCTGAACCGTGGCACTGACGGCCTGTTCCGTCAGCGTGATGGGCAGGACGCCGACACGAATGAAAACGTGCGCATCACGCCCGGCGCACTGGAAGGCAGCAACGTCAACCTGACCGACTCGCTGGTCAACATGATTGAAATTTCGCGCCAGCTCGAGATGCAGATGAAATCGCTGCAGACGAGTGACACGAATGCCCAGTCGGCCAATGAACTGCTGCGCCACGCTTGA
- a CDS encoding GntR family transcriptional regulator: MTPRLPKYLELADRIRLDILHGALPAGSVAPSENEVAQRYGVSRLTARRTLNELAARGLLKRSRGQRSVVLDRVGPHRPVLYAPGQSDAALEYVPGAAYSVSAFQLERADETVAAALGLEVGAQVAFVERRAQVEGKPIMLLRTWLTSRLAAMLEARDFEDRLFVQVFQRANLTIARSREAPLACVADAHQASQLDVAAGVPLVRVRRIGYSVADVPISLTYCDFSPERYTREVDIRVLQND; encoded by the coding sequence ATGACGCCCCGCCTCCCCAAATACCTCGAACTGGCCGATCGCATCCGGCTCGACATCCTGCATGGCGCCTTGCCGGCCGGCAGCGTTGCCCCCAGCGAAAACGAAGTCGCCCAACGCTACGGCGTATCGCGGCTGACAGCGCGCCGCACGCTCAATGAGCTGGCTGCACGTGGGTTGCTCAAGCGCTCGCGCGGGCAACGCAGCGTGGTACTCGATCGGGTGGGGCCGCATCGTCCTGTGCTGTATGCCCCGGGTCAGTCCGATGCGGCGTTGGAGTACGTGCCCGGCGCCGCCTACAGCGTCAGCGCATTCCAATTGGAGCGGGCTGATGAGACGGTGGCGGCCGCGCTCGGTCTGGAGGTTGGCGCGCAGGTGGCATTTGTGGAGCGCCGCGCGCAGGTCGAGGGCAAGCCCATCATGCTGCTGCGCACGTGGCTGACGTCACGGCTGGCGGCTATGCTCGAGGCGCGCGATTTTGAAGACCGCTTGTTCGTGCAGGTCTTCCAGCGGGCCAACCTGACCATCGCGCGCTCGCGCGAGGCGCCGCTGGCATGCGTGGCTGACGCGCATCAGGCCAGCCAGCTCGACGTCGCGGCAGGCGTGCCACTGGTGCGCGTACGCCGGATCGGCTACAGCGTGGCTGACGTGCCGATTTCCCTCACGTATTGCGATTTCTCCCCCGAGCGCTATACGCGCGAAGTTGACATTCGCGTCCTGCAAAACGACTGA
- a CDS encoding LuxR C-terminal-related transcriptional regulator, whose amino-acid sequence MKSIVVEAHPLVRAGATHVLQSLPAISEVVSVDPDEALFENLAAHADAELALIGLPLPGIDDLPALSRLLQQPHPRHVAVLGESDSAAHVRALMQLNVSAYLLKSYSGKLIAAALELVLAGGRYVPASIVLARPDAQTGGAKGSDDCALLGLTQRQYEILVLLSRGHPVKTISRMLGISEATAKAHINALYRRLEVRSRTEAVFVATQRGAMLLNQPQLVAEPATSSLAPVRIARTG is encoded by the coding sequence GTGAAATCGATCGTAGTTGAGGCACACCCCTTGGTGCGTGCCGGTGCGACCCACGTTTTACAATCTTTGCCGGCCATTTCCGAAGTCGTCAGCGTCGACCCGGACGAGGCCCTATTTGAAAATCTCGCGGCGCATGCGGACGCCGAACTGGCCCTGATCGGCCTGCCACTGCCGGGCATCGACGATCTTCCGGCGCTCTCCCGGTTGCTGCAACAGCCACATCCACGGCACGTCGCCGTACTGGGTGAAAGCGATTCAGCCGCACATGTGCGCGCGCTGATGCAATTGAATGTCTCTGCATATCTGCTGAAAAGCTATTCAGGCAAATTGATTGCAGCCGCATTGGAATTGGTACTCGCCGGCGGCCGTTATGTACCGGCTTCCATTGTGCTTGCCCGGCCAGATGCGCAAACAGGTGGCGCCAAGGGCAGTGACGACTGCGCATTATTGGGACTCACCCAACGCCAGTACGAAATCCTGGTTCTGCTTTCGCGCGGCCATCCGGTCAAAACCATCAGCCGCATGCTCGGCATCTCTGAGGCCACAGCCAAGGCGCACATCAACGCGCTATATCGTCGCCTGGAAGTCCGCAGCCGTACCGAAGCGGTATTCGTCGCCACCCAGCGTGGCGCCATGCTGCTGAATCAGCCGCAACTCGTAGCTGAGCCTGCCACGTCTTCCTTGGCGCCCGTACGCATCGCGCGTACCGGTTGA
- a CDS encoding flagella synthesis protein FlgN, whose translation MDNTLLIRTLADEQELLRAATQTLEAEAQALRDGDMVELERITQTKQKQLTALGEADRERRLWWAQHGGADPYGLVKYLRTDETASRLFDENLALARTLRQRNLDNGTLIDLRLRATQNALSVLHAANNGGGTPYGRDGKQPLSMPRFSVVAQ comes from the coding sequence ATGGACAACACACTGCTGATCCGCACCCTTGCCGACGAGCAGGAACTGCTGCGCGCCGCCACCCAGACACTGGAAGCCGAGGCGCAAGCGTTGCGCGACGGCGACATGGTCGAGCTCGAGCGCATCACCCAGACCAAGCAGAAGCAGCTCACCGCCCTGGGCGAAGCTGACCGCGAGCGCCGCCTCTGGTGGGCGCAGCACGGCGGCGCCGATCCGTACGGGCTGGTCAAATACCTGCGCACCGATGAAACCGCCAGCCGCCTGTTCGACGAGAACCTGGCCCTGGCCCGCACTCTGCGCCAGCGCAATCTGGACAACGGCACCCTGATCGATCTGCGTCTGCGCGCCACGCAAAACGCGCTGTCTGTCCTGCACGCTGCCAACAACGGCGGTGGCACGCCCTACGGCCGCGACGGCAAGCAACCGCTGTCGATGCCGCGCTTCTCGGTCGTCGCCCAATAA
- a CDS encoding porin gives MQLKRCFKLAALAAAAALTAGAAQAQSSVTLYGQVDAWAGMTKNLGASDRAAVVNSGGMSTSYWGMKGSEDLGNGLKAIFTLEAFFRPDTGKGGRFDGDTFFARNSFVGLQSNTWGSIKLGRNTPQYFVSTILFNPFGDSYTFSPMVFHTYLGNGRTGAAGISGLVGDSGWNNSILYSTPDINGLTGTLMYGAGEQAGHNGQNKFGAGFLYFRGNFAATAAFQQVRFDANPGDLNALVAGFQRQTATQLGASYDFGVVKLYGQYQYIKNTIATGDAKSNGGQLGVSIPVGPGSVLASYAYTKTSGAADVKRNTWAIGYDYSLSKRTDVYAAYFRDKVSDLSSADTFGVGMRAKF, from the coding sequence ATGCAACTCAAGCGATGTTTCAAGCTGGCCGCGCTGGCTGCTGCCGCCGCTCTGACCGCAGGTGCGGCCCAGGCGCAATCGTCTGTCACGCTGTACGGCCAGGTGGATGCCTGGGCCGGCATGACCAAGAACCTGGGCGCGTCTGACCGCGCAGCGGTTGTCAACTCGGGCGGCATGTCCACGTCGTACTGGGGCATGAAGGGCAGCGAAGACCTGGGCAACGGTCTGAAGGCCATCTTCACGCTGGAAGCGTTCTTCCGCCCTGACACCGGCAAGGGCGGCCGTTTTGATGGCGACACGTTCTTCGCCCGTAATTCGTTCGTCGGTCTGCAGTCGAACACCTGGGGCTCGATCAAGCTCGGCCGCAATACGCCGCAGTACTTCGTTTCGACGATCCTGTTTAACCCGTTCGGCGATTCGTACACCTTCTCGCCGATGGTGTTCCACACCTACCTGGGCAACGGCCGCACGGGCGCAGCCGGCATCTCGGGTCTGGTGGGCGATTCGGGCTGGAACAACTCGATCCTGTACAGCACGCCGGACATCAATGGCCTCACGGGCACGCTGATGTACGGTGCGGGTGAGCAGGCTGGCCACAACGGCCAGAACAAGTTTGGCGCGGGCTTCCTGTACTTCCGCGGCAACTTTGCAGCCACCGCCGCTTTCCAACAGGTGCGCTTCGATGCCAACCCGGGCGACCTGAATGCATTGGTGGCAGGTTTCCAGCGCCAGACTGCAACGCAGCTGGGTGCGTCGTATGACTTTGGCGTGGTCAAGCTGTACGGTCAGTACCAGTACATCAAGAACACGATCGCCACGGGTGATGCGAAGAGCAACGGCGGCCAACTGGGCGTGTCGATTCCGGTCGGCCCGGGCAGTGTGCTGGCTTCGTACGCCTACACGAAGACCTCGGGTGCTGCAGACGTGAAGCGAAACACCTGGGCCATTGGTTACGACTATTCGCTGTCCAAGCGCACGGATGTGTATGCCGCGTACTTCCGCGACAAGGTGTCCGACCTGAGCTCGGCTGATACTTTCGGCGTGGGCATGCGCGCAAAGTTCTAA
- the flgG gene encoding flagellar basal-body rod protein FlgG — translation MIRSLWISKTGMDAQQSQLDVISNNLANVNTTGFKRSRAVFEDLLYQNVREPGAQSSQQTTLPSGMQVGTGVRIVATERLHTQGNLTQTGNATDVAINGNGFFQVQMPDGTLAYTRDGSFQVNAQGQLVTSSGYPIQPAITIPQNATSLTVGKDGVVTVTTPGSVNNTQVGTFQLANFINPAGLRSMGENLYAETEAAGTANLANPGSNGTGVLNQNYVETSNVNVVEEMVNMIQTQRAYEINSKSVQTSDQMLEKLSQL, via the coding sequence ATGATTCGCTCCCTGTGGATTTCCAAGACCGGGATGGACGCCCAGCAATCGCAGCTGGATGTCATCTCGAACAACCTGGCGAACGTCAACACGACGGGCTTCAAGCGCTCGCGCGCCGTGTTCGAAGACTTGCTGTACCAAAACGTGCGTGAGCCGGGGGCGCAATCGTCGCAACAGACCACGCTGCCTTCGGGCATGCAGGTCGGTACCGGCGTGCGCATCGTCGCCACCGAGCGCTTGCACACGCAGGGCAACCTGACGCAAACCGGCAACGCGACCGACGTGGCCATCAACGGCAACGGCTTCTTCCAGGTGCAGATGCCTGATGGCACTCTGGCGTATACGCGCGACGGTAGTTTCCAGGTCAACGCGCAGGGTCAGTTGGTGACCTCCAGCGGTTACCCGATCCAGCCGGCCATCACCATTCCGCAGAACGCCACCAGCCTCACCGTGGGCAAGGATGGTGTGGTGACGGTCACCACGCCTGGCTCGGTCAACAACACCCAGGTCGGCACATTCCAGTTGGCCAACTTCATCAACCCGGCCGGTCTGCGCAGCATGGGCGAGAACCTGTATGCAGAGACCGAAGCCGCCGGCACGGCCAACCTGGCCAATCCGGGTTCCAACGGCACGGGTGTGCTCAACCAGAACTACGTGGAAACGTCCAACGTGAACGTGGTGGAAGAAATGGTCAACATGATCCAGACGCAGCGTGCGTACGAGATCAACAGCAAGTCGGTGCAGACGTCCGACCAGATGCTGGAGAAGCTGTCGCAGCTCTAA
- a CDS encoding H-NS family nucleoid-associated regulatory protein yields the protein MATYKELVAQKAKLEEQIETARAKELEAVIQQVRQTVAEYGLTAEDLGLAPRRGRRAGAKAPVPAKYRDPKTGATWSGRGRAPAWIGKNRDKFLIA from the coding sequence ATGGCGACATACAAGGAATTGGTTGCACAAAAGGCCAAGCTGGAAGAGCAGATCGAAACCGCCCGCGCCAAAGAGCTGGAAGCCGTTATCCAGCAAGTGCGTCAAACGGTTGCCGAATACGGCCTGACGGCTGAAGACCTGGGCCTGGCACCGCGCCGCGGCCGCCGTGCTGGTGCCAAGGCACCCGTGCCGGCGAAGTACCGCGATCCGAAGACGGGCGCAACGTGGTCTGGCCGTGGCCGTGCACCGGCCTGGATCGGCAAGAACCGCGACAAATTCCTGATCGCCTGA